A stretch of the Rodentibacter haemolyticus genome encodes the following:
- a CDS encoding 23S rRNA (adenine(2030)-N(6))-methyltransferase RlmJ, which translates to MLSYRHSFHAGNHADVLKHIVLILILENLKSKEKGFYYLDTHSGVGHYRLSSNEAEKTGEYKEGIGRLWEQTDLPEEISRYVNLIKQLNHGGKALRYYAGSPMIAAQLLRTQDRALLTELHPSDFPLLRNNFKEFKNVAVKCDNGFQQVKATLPPKERRGLILIDPPYELKEDYDLVVKAVEEGYKRFATGTYAIWYPVVLRQQTKRIFKGLEATGIRKILKIELAVRPDSTQRGMTASGMVVINPPWTLEQEMKSILPYLVKTLVPEGTGNWTVEWITPE; encoded by the coding sequence ATGCTCAGTTATCGTCATTCTTTTCATGCCGGCAACCATGCCGATGTACTAAAACATATTGTTTTAATACTGATTTTGGAAAATCTGAAATCGAAAGAGAAAGGTTTTTATTATTTAGATACCCATTCCGGCGTGGGGCATTATCGTTTATCCTCCAACGAAGCGGAAAAAACCGGAGAATATAAAGAAGGCATCGGGCGATTATGGGAACAAACGGATTTACCCGAAGAAATCAGTCGTTATGTCAATTTAATCAAACAGCTTAACCATGGCGGCAAAGCGCTACGTTATTATGCCGGCTCACCAATGATTGCGGCACAATTATTACGCACGCAAGATCGCGCCTTATTAACGGAATTACACCCGAGCGACTTTCCCCTATTACGTAATAATTTCAAAGAATTTAAAAATGTTGCGGTGAAATGTGATAACGGCTTCCAACAGGTAAAAGCAACCTTACCGCCGAAGGAACGCCGAGGATTAATACTTATCGATCCGCCCTATGAACTCAAAGAGGATTACGATTTAGTGGTGAAAGCCGTTGAAGAAGGCTATAAACGTTTTGCAACCGGCACTTACGCGATTTGGTATCCCGTTGTATTACGTCAACAAACCAAACGTATTTTTAAAGGTTTGGAAGCAACCGGTATTCGCAAGATTTTGAAAATCGAATTAGCGGTTCGCCCCGATAGCACTCAACGCGGTATGACGGCAAGCGGTATGGTTGTCATTAACCCGCCTTGGACCTTAGAACAAGAGATGAAAAGCATCTTACCTTATTTGGTGAAAACCTTGGTTCCGGAAGGAACGGGCAACTGGACGGTGGAATGGATTACACCGGAATAA